One window of the Eucalyptus grandis isolate ANBG69807.140 chromosome 6, ASM1654582v1, whole genome shotgun sequence genome contains the following:
- the LOC104450008 gene encoding GBF-interacting protein 1-like isoform X1, producing the protein MVTASKAEGGTQVLPPRVRSTIQTIKEVVKNYSDADIYAALKESDMDPNETAQKLLNQDPFHEVKRKKDRKKESTAQTGPTEQRKHFENVGQVRKFSPQVDHGIRKGYTRNALPSNSGQARKSLPARSKEFRVVRDNRVNHGADGETRAASQEEHLQPFTDPISSTSDRGLKGSSSIHKPLGGQSHSPAFKVAGSLGRQALPVNSSGTSGKETLEQERVTESSAVSRVQAAKPTNSQSHSTSLASSNSVVGLYSSSTDPVHVPSPDSRSSSVVGAIKREVGVVGVRRQSSEDSVKHLSEPGVSFSNSPLRRDYSPSESFQSLTAVSKTDQLGQTAVSQSASTSTSGIRSSISNQFSGKPHQAVGHQKVSQPIKEWKPKSSQRPSNSNPGIIGTPPKSAAPTDKNYKRVDSQVANMPEKFACLNIHEAQNVIIAQHIRVPDAERCQLTFGSFGVDFDTSRNYASGGAREELNGESAASLSESAPASSSGTSECKQVDMVEERVRNSRSNSPTSPATSDNQLTDKEEADAQDLDSYHAIGLVTDHTRVNVPSESQQQQDPPELPSFSAYDPRTGYDMSYFRTTMEEAVRGQGLPSPQEALSSHAANSMPVSTIAMGGQQQHQQPPPVAQMYPQVHVSHFPNLMPYRQIFSPVYVPPMAMPGYSSNPAYPHPSSGNSYMLMPGGASHLNTGGLKYGVQQFKPVPAASPTGFGNFASPAGYAVNPPGVVGSATGLDESSRMKYKDNNLYVPTPQAETSEMWMQNPREIPGMQSTPYYNMTGQTPHGAYLPSHTGHASFNAAAAQSSHMQFSGLYHPSPQAAAIANQHHLNPSMGASLGVGVAAPAPVAQVGAYQQPQLGHLNWTTNF; encoded by the exons ATGGTCACTGCTTCCAAAGCCGAGGGCGGCACTCAGGTACTCCCGCCTCGCGTCCGCAGCACCATCCAGACGATCAAGGAGGTCGTCAAGAACTACTCCGATGCCGACATCTACGCCGCCCTCAAGGAGAGCGACATGGATCCTAACGAGACCGCCCAGAAATTGCTCAATCAAG ATCCATTTCATGAggtgaagagaaaaaaggataGGAAGAAGGAG AGTACAGCACAGACAGGTCCTACCGAACAAAGAAAGCATTTCGAAAATGTTGGACAGGTTAGGAAGTTCTCTCCACAAGTCGATCATGGCATTCGAAAAGGCTATACCCGGAACGCTTTGCCCAGTAATTCTGGACAGGCAAGGAAGTCTTTACCTG CAAGAAGCAAAGAGTTTCGTGTCGTGCGGGACAACAGAGTTAATCACGGTGCAGATGGAGAAACGAGGGCTGCGTCCCAGGAGGAACATCTACAACCCTTCACTGACCCAATATCATCTACTTCTGATAGAGG ATTGAAGGGAAGTTCATCTATTCATAAGCCTTTGGGTGGGCAGAGTCATTCTCCAGCTTTTAAAGTTGCTGGCTCGCTAGGTCGACAAGCCTTACCGGTCAATTCAAGTGGTACTTCGGGGAAGGAAACATTAGAGCAAGAAAGAGTTACTGAGTCGAGCGCAGTTTCGCGGGTACAAGCCGCGAAACCAACCAATTCCCAGTCTCATTCTACAAGTTTAGCATCAAGCAATTCTGTGGTGGGGCTTTATTCATCTTCAACAGACCCTGTTCATGTTCCCTCTCCTGATTCCAGGTCATCTTCTGTGGTTGGGGCAATTAAGCGTGAAGTTGGGGTTGTAGGTGTGCGGCGACAGTCTTCTGAGGATTCTGTCAAGCATTTATCAGAACCAGGTGTTTCCttctctaattctccattgagaaggGACTATTCTCCTTCAGAATCCTTTCAGTCTTTGACTGCTGTCTCTAAGACTGACCAGCTCGGTCAGACTGCTGTGAGTCAGTCTGCTTCAACCTCAACATCAGGCATCCGATCATCCATTAGCAATCAGTTCAGTGGCAAGCCACATCAAGCTGTGGGCCATCAGAAAG TTTCCCAGCCAATTAAAGAATGGAAACCAAAGTCCAGCCAGAGGCCAAGCAATAGTAATCCAGGGATAATTGGAACACCACCAAAATCTGCTGCTCCTACTGACAAGAATTATAAAAGAGTTGATTCACAAGTAGCTAATATGCCAGAAAAGTTTGCATGCCTTAACATTCATGAGGCACAGAATGTAATCATTGCTCAGCATATAAGAGTCCCAGATGCTGAACGCTGTCAACTGACTTTTGGCAGCTTTGGTGTTGACTTTGATACATCTAGGAATTATGCTTCGGGTGGTGCTAGAGAAGAATTAAATGGGGAGTCAGCTGCCAG TTTGTCAGAATCGGCCCCGGCATCTTCTAGTGGTACTTCTGAATGCAAACAGGTGGACATGGTTGAGGAGCGCGTTAGAAATTCGAGATCAAATTCTCCAACGTCACCTGCAACTTCTGACAATCAGTTGACTGACAAAGAAGAAGCAGATGCTCAGGATTTAGACAGTTATCATGCCATTGGATTAGTCACAGATCACACCCGAGTCAATGTCCCTTCAGAGTCACAACAGCAGCAAGATCCACCTGAACTTCCCAGCTTTTCG GCTTATGATCCTCGGACTGGGTATGACATGTCATACTTCAGAACCACTATGGAGGAAGCTGTCCGTGGACAGGGCCTACCATCTCCTCAAGAG gccTTAAGTTCACACGCGGCTAACAGCATGCCGGTGTCAACTATAGCCATGGGAGGACAGCAACAGCACCAGCAACCACCACCAGTGGCTCAAATGTACCCTCAAGTTCATGTTTCCCATTTTCCAAACCTCATGCCATATCGACAAATATTCTCACCTGTTTATGTCCCCCCTATGGCCATGCCTGGCTACTCTAGTAACCCTGCATATCCTCATCCCTCTAGTGGCAACAGTTACATGTTGATGCCTGGAGGCGCTTCTCATCTTAACACAGGTGGCCTCAAATATGGAGTTCAACAGTTTAAGCCTGTTCCAGCTGCCAGTCCTACGGGTTTTGGCAATTTCGCCAGTCCTGCAGGGTATGCTGTGAATCCTCCTGGAGTTGTAGGGAGTGCAACTGGGCTTGACGAATCATCTCGAATGAAATATAAGGATAACAATCTGTATGTACCAACTCCACAG GCCGAGACATCTGAAATGTGGATGCAGAACCCTAGAGAAATTCCAGGAATGCAATCCACCCCCTACTACAATATGACGGGGCAAACACCTCATGGTGCTTATTTGCCGTCCCACACTGGGCATGCTTCCTTCAATGCAGCTGCCGCACAGTCTTCCCATATGCAATTCTCGGGCTTGTACCACCCATCACCACAAGCCGCCGCAATTGCGAATCAACACCATTTGAACCCATCTATGGGGGCGAGCCTGGGAGTGGGGGTGGCTGCACCTGCTCCTGTGGCTCAAGTTGGCGCTTATCAGCAACCACAATTGGGGCATCTTAACTGGACGACGAACTTCTGA
- the LOC104450008 gene encoding GBF-interacting protein 1-like isoform X2: MVTASKAEGGTQVLPPRVRSTIQTIKEVVKNYSDADIYAALKESDMDPNETAQKLLNQDPFHEVKRKKDRKKESTAQTGPTEQRKHFENVGQVRKFSPQVDHGIRKGYTRNALPSNSGQARKSLPGNGTRSKEFRVVRDNRVNHGADGETRAASQEEHLQPFTDPISSTSDRGLKGSSSIHKPLGGQSHSPAFKVAGSLGRQALPVNSSGTSGKETLEQERVTESSAVSRVQAAKPTNSQSHSTSLASSNSVVGLYSSSTDPVHVPSPDSRSSSVVGAIKREVGVVGVRRQSSEDSVKHLSEPGVSFSNSPLRRDYSPSESFQSLTAVSKTDQLGQTAVSQSASTSTSGIRSSISNQFSGKPHQAVGHQKVSQPIKEWKPKSSQRPSNSNPGIIGTPPKSAAPTDKNYKRVDSQVANMPEKFACLNIHEAQNVIIAQHIRVPDAERCQLTFGSFGVDFDTSRNYASGGAREELNGESAASLSESAPASSSGTSECKQVDMVEERVRNSRSNSPTSPATSDNQLTDKEEADAQDLDSYHAIGLVTDHTRVNVPSESQQQQDPPELPSFSAYDPRTGYDMSYFRTTMEEAVRGQGLPSPQEALSSHAANSMPVSTIAMGGQQQHQQPPPVAQMYPQVHVSHFPNLMPYRQIFSPVYVPPMAMPGYSSNPAYPHPSSGNSYMLMPGGASHLNTGGLKYGVQQFKPVPAASPTGFGNFASPAGYAVNPPGVVGSATGLDESSRMKYKDNNLYVPTPQAETSEMWMQNPREIPGMQSTPYYNMTGQTPHGAYLPSHTGHASFNAAAAQSSHMQFSGLYHPSPQAAAIANQHHLNPSMGASLGVGVAAPAPVAQVGAYQQPQLGHLNWTTNF, encoded by the exons ATGGTCACTGCTTCCAAAGCCGAGGGCGGCACTCAGGTACTCCCGCCTCGCGTCCGCAGCACCATCCAGACGATCAAGGAGGTCGTCAAGAACTACTCCGATGCCGACATCTACGCCGCCCTCAAGGAGAGCGACATGGATCCTAACGAGACCGCCCAGAAATTGCTCAATCAAG ATCCATTTCATGAggtgaagagaaaaaaggataGGAAGAAGGAG AGTACAGCACAGACAGGTCCTACCGAACAAAGAAAGCATTTCGAAAATGTTGGACAGGTTAGGAAGTTCTCTCCACAAGTCGATCATGGCATTCGAAAAGGCTATACCCGGAACGCTTTGCCCAGTAATTCTGGACAGGCAAGGAAGTCTTTACCTGGTAACGGAA CAAGAAGCAAAGAGTTTCGTGTCGTGCGGGACAACAGAGTTAATCACGGTGCAGATGGAGAAACGAGGGCTGCGTCCCAGGAGGAACATCTACAACCCTTCACTGACCCAATATCATCTACTTCTGATAGAGG ATTGAAGGGAAGTTCATCTATTCATAAGCCTTTGGGTGGGCAGAGTCATTCTCCAGCTTTTAAAGTTGCTGGCTCGCTAGGTCGACAAGCCTTACCGGTCAATTCAAGTGGTACTTCGGGGAAGGAAACATTAGAGCAAGAAAGAGTTACTGAGTCGAGCGCAGTTTCGCGGGTACAAGCCGCGAAACCAACCAATTCCCAGTCTCATTCTACAAGTTTAGCATCAAGCAATTCTGTGGTGGGGCTTTATTCATCTTCAACAGACCCTGTTCATGTTCCCTCTCCTGATTCCAGGTCATCTTCTGTGGTTGGGGCAATTAAGCGTGAAGTTGGGGTTGTAGGTGTGCGGCGACAGTCTTCTGAGGATTCTGTCAAGCATTTATCAGAACCAGGTGTTTCCttctctaattctccattgagaaggGACTATTCTCCTTCAGAATCCTTTCAGTCTTTGACTGCTGTCTCTAAGACTGACCAGCTCGGTCAGACTGCTGTGAGTCAGTCTGCTTCAACCTCAACATCAGGCATCCGATCATCCATTAGCAATCAGTTCAGTGGCAAGCCACATCAAGCTGTGGGCCATCAGAAAG TTTCCCAGCCAATTAAAGAATGGAAACCAAAGTCCAGCCAGAGGCCAAGCAATAGTAATCCAGGGATAATTGGAACACCACCAAAATCTGCTGCTCCTACTGACAAGAATTATAAAAGAGTTGATTCACAAGTAGCTAATATGCCAGAAAAGTTTGCATGCCTTAACATTCATGAGGCACAGAATGTAATCATTGCTCAGCATATAAGAGTCCCAGATGCTGAACGCTGTCAACTGACTTTTGGCAGCTTTGGTGTTGACTTTGATACATCTAGGAATTATGCTTCGGGTGGTGCTAGAGAAGAATTAAATGGGGAGTCAGCTGCCAG TTTGTCAGAATCGGCCCCGGCATCTTCTAGTGGTACTTCTGAATGCAAACAGGTGGACATGGTTGAGGAGCGCGTTAGAAATTCGAGATCAAATTCTCCAACGTCACCTGCAACTTCTGACAATCAGTTGACTGACAAAGAAGAAGCAGATGCTCAGGATTTAGACAGTTATCATGCCATTGGATTAGTCACAGATCACACCCGAGTCAATGTCCCTTCAGAGTCACAACAGCAGCAAGATCCACCTGAACTTCCCAGCTTTTCG GCTTATGATCCTCGGACTGGGTATGACATGTCATACTTCAGAACCACTATGGAGGAAGCTGTCCGTGGACAGGGCCTACCATCTCCTCAAGAG gccTTAAGTTCACACGCGGCTAACAGCATGCCGGTGTCAACTATAGCCATGGGAGGACAGCAACAGCACCAGCAACCACCACCAGTGGCTCAAATGTACCCTCAAGTTCATGTTTCCCATTTTCCAAACCTCATGCCATATCGACAAATATTCTCACCTGTTTATGTCCCCCCTATGGCCATGCCTGGCTACTCTAGTAACCCTGCATATCCTCATCCCTCTAGTGGCAACAGTTACATGTTGATGCCTGGAGGCGCTTCTCATCTTAACACAGGTGGCCTCAAATATGGAGTTCAACAGTTTAAGCCTGTTCCAGCTGCCAGTCCTACGGGTTTTGGCAATTTCGCCAGTCCTGCAGGGTATGCTGTGAATCCTCCTGGAGTTGTAGGGAGTGCAACTGGGCTTGACGAATCATCTCGAATGAAATATAAGGATAACAATCTGTATGTACCAACTCCACAG GCCGAGACATCTGAAATGTGGATGCAGAACCCTAGAGAAATTCCAGGAATGCAATCCACCCCCTACTACAATATGACGGGGCAAACACCTCATGGTGCTTATTTGCCGTCCCACACTGGGCATGCTTCCTTCAATGCAGCTGCCGCACAGTCTTCCCATATGCAATTCTCGGGCTTGTACCACCCATCACCACAAGCCGCCGCAATTGCGAATCAACACCATTTGAACCCATCTATGGGGGCGAGCCTGGGAGTGGGGGTGGCTGCACCTGCTCCTGTGGCTCAAGTTGGCGCTTATCAGCAACCACAATTGGGGCATCTTAACTGGACGACGAACTTCTGA